One Leopardus geoffroyi isolate Oge1 chromosome B1, O.geoffroyi_Oge1_pat1.0, whole genome shotgun sequence DNA window includes the following coding sequences:
- the LOC123596374 gene encoding putative tripartite motif-containing protein 75 — MAASSALAGLQAEANCPICLDYLRDPVTTECGHNFCRCCIRQFWADLSDSFPCPVCRHPGRERHLRSNAQLGRVIDVAKLLHISRSKRERWDEGHLCEKHNRVLTLFCEEDLQVLCPACVRPPDHQGHRVRPAEEAASQHRQRLGSYVEPLKRQLAVVQQLVATQDRRLLELGEQVQCQRQKLASEFEHLNRSVDRQQEAVLSRLAEEEKDIQQKLCANITAFSDHVSTLRGLLKEVAERSVMSEVKLLTDLGGVRGRCERQEPPALYSFQLRREGCSLPPQYLALQKIIQRFRREVTLDPETAHPHLLVSEDRTSVTFVRERPSVPQHPKRLLTDPVVLGSEGFDGGRHYWEVQLDDKSEWAVGVCEDPLSWKGQRPLSGQNRRWTVQLQDGACVAQGAVPVTLVLKEKPRGVGVYLDYELGEISFYSLNDRSHIHSFTDAFSEVLKPYFCVGRDPKPLTICAVRDLEG; from the coding sequence ATGGCAGCATCGTCAGCCCTGGCAGGACTCCAGGCCGAAGCCAACTGCCCCATCTGTCTGGACTACCTGAGAGACCCCGTCACCACCGAATGTGGGCACAACTTCTGTCGCTGCTGCATCCGGCAATTCTGGGCTGATCTCAGCGACAGCTTCCCTTGCCCCGTCTGCCGCCACCCAGGCCGAGAGAGGCACTTGAGGAGCAACGCCCAGCTGGGAAGGGTGATCGACGTCGCCAAGCTCCTCCACATCAGcaggagcaagagggagaggtGGGACGAGGGGCATCTGTGTGAGAAGCACAACCGGGTCCTGACCCTCTTCTGTGAGGAGGACCTACAGGTGTTGTGTCCCGCGTGCGTGCGGCCCCCTGACCACCAGGGCCACCGGGTGAGGCCCGCGGAGGAGGCCGCCTCCCAGCACAGGCAAAGGCTCGGCAGTTACGTGGAGCCCCTGAAGAGGCAGCTGGCAGTCGTGCAGCAGCTGGTAGCCACCCAAGACAGGAGACTCTTAGAGCTGGGAGAGCAGGTGCAATGCCAGAGACAGAAGTTAGCCTCTGAGTTTGAGCACCTGAACCGGTCTGTAGACCGGCAGCAAGAGGCAGTTCTGTCGAGGCTGGCCGAAGAGGAGAAGGACATTCAGCAGAAACTCTGTGCAAACATAACGGCGTTTTCAGACCACGTTTCCACCCTCCGAGGTCTCCTGAAGGAGGTGGCCGAGAGGAGTGTGATGTCAGAGGTGAAACTGCTGACGGACCTCGGGGGTGTCCGTGGCCGGTGTGAGCGCCAGGAGCCCCCAGCTCTCTACTCTTTCCAGTTAAGGAGAGAAGGCTGCAGTCTCCCCCCGCAGTACTTGGCCCTGCAGAAGATCATACAGAGGTTCCGACGAGAAGTTACCCTGGATCCTGAAACAGCACATCCTCATCTGCTTGTGTCTGAGGATAGAACGTCTGTGACGTTCGTGAGGGAAAGGCCAAGCGTCCCTCAGCATCCAAAGAGACTTCTGACGGATCCCGTCGTCCTGGGTTCCGAGGGCTTCGACGGGGGCCGACACTACTGGGAGGTGCAGCTGGATGACAAGAGCGAGTGGGCCGTGGGGGTCTGTGAGGACCCCCTCTCCTGGAAGGGACAGCGGCCCCTGTCAGGACAGAACAGACGCTGGACAGTTCAGCTGCAGGATGGTGCCTGTGTGGCACAAGGGGCTGTTCCTGTCACTCTTGTGTTGAAGGAAAAGCCCAGAGGGGTGGGCGTTTATCTGGACTATGAGTTGGGGGAGATTTCCTTTTACAGTTTGAACGACAGGTCTCACATCCATTCGTTCACCGATGCGTTTTCTGAAGTACTAAAGCCTTACTTCTGTGTGGGGCGGGACCCTAAACCTCTTACCATCTGTGCGGTAAGGGATCTTGAAGGATGA
- the LOC123582859 gene encoding tripartite motif-containing protein 60-like: MEFVTALEDLQTGASCPICLDYLKDPVTINCGHNFCLSCISISWKDLNDTFPCPFCRHCFPERKFTSNPQLGNLIEIAKLLQVRRSKRKRKEEKLICEKHNQVLTFFCQKDLEVLCPQCSFSTDHRNHYIWPIEKAAPHHRKRLENCIEPWKERIEQVEKVIMMQTRKSLELKKKVEYRREEIKSEFEQLLLFLKNEQETVLRQLQDDEVDVLTKLNENLTTFSNHLSTLKYLLKEVEGKYMKSGLELLTDVKSIYHRYKTLKSPEPFSFQLKEYGYHLPPQYSGLNKIIKRFQVDLILDPETAHRKLIISEDRKTVQYGNKMHSLPHNPRRFYLCPAVLGSGGYNSGRQYWEVDVKDKPEWIVGVCRDSLPRRRKNQNQPILVQDGLWGIGRCSESNYIALGPKKINLLPKVIPRKIGIFLDCELCEISFYNLSDRSLLYIFNYYFTETLWPYFYTGTDSKPLKICTVTDSE, translated from the coding sequence ATGGAGTTTGTGACAGCCCTAGAAGACCTCCAAACAGGGGCTAGCTGTCCCATCTGTCTGGACTACTTGAAAGACCCAGTGACCATCAACTGTGGGCATAACTTCTGTCTCTCTTGCATCAGTATCTCCTGGAAGGATCTAAATGATACTTTCCCCTGCCCCTTTTGCCGTCattgctttccagaaaggaaGTTCACAAGCAATCCCCAGCTGGGCAATTTGATTGAAATTGCTAAGCTACTACAGGTAAGAAGaagcaagaggaagaggaaagaagagaagcttATATGTGAAAAGCATAATCAGGTTTTGACCTTTTTCTGTCAGAAGGACCTAGAAGTTTTATGTCCACAGTGTAGTTTCTCCACTGATCACCGGAATCACTACATTTGGCCCATAGAGAAGGCTGCTCCTCATCATAGGAAAAGATTAGAGAATTGCATTGAACCATGGAAGGAGAGAATTGAACAAGTGGAAAAGGTGATAATGATGCAAACCAGAAAATCATTGGAACTGAAGAAGAAGGTAGAATataggagggaagaaataaagtcTGAATTTGAGCAACTTttgttgtttctcaaaaatgagcaAGAGACCGTTCTTCGGCAATTACAAGATGACGAAGTGGACGTTTTAACGAAACTAAATGAAAACCTGACAACATTTTCAAATCATCTTTCCACATTAAAATATCTACTAAAGGAGGTTGAGGGCAAATACATGAAGTCAGGGCTGGAATTACTAACAGATGTTAAAAGTATCTACCATAGATATAAAACCTTAAAGTCCCCTGAACCTTTTTCATTCCAATTAAAGGAATATGGTTACCATCTTCCTCCACAATATTCTGGCCTAAATAAAATTATCAAGCGATTTCAAGTAGATCTAATTCTAGATCCTGAAACAGCACATCGTAAGCTTATTATCTCGGAAGATAGAAAAACTGTGCAATATGGAAATAAGATGCATAGCTTACCTCATAACCCAAGGAGGTTTTATCTCTGCCCGGCTGTTCTGGGTTCTGGGGGCTACAATTCTGGCAGGCAGTATTGGGAAGTGGATGTGAAAGACAAGCCTGAATGGATTGTTGGTGTCTGCAGAGACTCTCttcccagaaggagaaagaatcagaATCAACCAATTTTAGTGCAGGATGGGTTATGGGGTATTGGGCGATGTAGTGAGAGTAATTATATTGCGTTGGgtcctaaaaaaattaatctgcTGCCAAAAGTAATACCCAGAAAGATTGGCATTTTTTTAGACTGTGAATTGTGTGAGATTTCTTTTTACAACTTGAGTGATAGATctcttctctatatttttaactattattttacaGAAACACTCTGGCCTTATTTCTACACTGGAACTGACTCAAAACCTCTTAAAATCTGTACAGTAACAGATTCTGAATGA